A stretch of DNA from Gallus gallus isolate bGalGal1 chromosome 7, bGalGal1.mat.broiler.GRCg7b, whole genome shotgun sequence:
AACAGAATACTGGAAATCTGATCAAATTAATCTGCATTAAACACCTAAAGTTTCTAGTAACTAGAACAAATCGGTATTGAGTGTTGCATCAAAAGTGACAATttcacatagaaaaaaatggttttgacAAATCCTCATTTCTGAGTTTCTAAACAATTCTCTGAAAGCCTGTTACTTTCACACTgtcaaaacaaaattgttttgtcAAGCACGGAGAAAGATTCCCTACTTTTTCATCTCACGAACATCAACAATTTACCTGCTCTGGGAAACCTTCCGATTTCAATGAAACCACATCACAAACACCACAGGCCAGCCCTCGTTCCAGCCCCAGGACGCCCTGCTCACCTCTGCTCCTGTCTGGCTGCCCAGCGGCACACCATGGGGCAGAACAGCACCACGCAAGCGAGCTGgctgcccagctgctgttgctgctcaTACCATTGCTCCCATTGCCAGCACCAGGACTGCTCTCTGGAGTCAAAACTGTGCTGCCTCCTCTACATCTTCCTCCTTTGTCTTCCTAAATATGCactcttgggaaaaaaagaaaccaatcCTTATTCCACAGATACaattttttactattattttttttaacaaacttGAGGTACTTATGTGTCCGAACTTCTAAATTCATAGAGGTAGGAGTAGATAGATATTTTGATATGGAAACGctatgaggaaagaaagaaaaagacatgaCTTCACTTACGGAAAACAAGCGCAtgctaaaacaaaaagcactgagCATTTACAAATTCTAAGCAGTGCAGAGTTGCATGCAAATAAAGTGGCAAAAAAGGGATGCAGTTTATTTGGAAGGACAAACCCCATCAGCACATTGCAGAGCGCAGCAGAGGCTCTCACACACCTTGGCCAAGCGCTGCAGCGCAGCCAGCACGACGcggagctgtggctgcagggagccctgcGCAGAGCCCTGCGCTCACGACgggaggctgcagggatgcACTATGGCTGCACCCTGAGCCCGgtgcctgctgctctcctgcaagTCACTGTAGCTAAGTCACTGTAGCTGCCgccacatacacacacaggaGCCTCAAGTGATTATAACTTACTCCAGAAACTTAACTCACTGACTTTCTGATTTTTAACACCCAAAGGGAACACAAATTCATATTATAAGAGTAGCAGAGATTAAATAAGGCAGAATTCATTAATGTGCCAAAAAAATGTGCCAATGTGTCTCCAACTAGTTAAAAGACAAATAcacagattgattttttttttcctcccagtacATCCCACATTGCCTATTTCCTAAAACCTTCTGTCAAATGCATAATCGACTGCTATGTCTTCAAAAATAGCGCTTTTTATAATCACTCATCTCGATATCTGGGAGTAGACGTTGCACTGTCTGTCAAGTCCACGCAAGACCGGGATGTAGGAAGCACAGACATCTCTGTGGCCAGCACAGGTGGGCATGTGGGCTCGCACTGAACCCTGTGTGGGACAGGACAGTGGGTCCCTGGCACTGGCTCTGCGCTGTTTGACTGGCACTGGTCTCCTCCCATGGGCACTTGTAGCTGCCCAAAGCTCCCATGGAGGTCACTCCTCAGACAGAGGACTCCTGTCATCTCAGCCTAAGCTGGGCAGGGTTCCTTACACCACCCCGTTAGCAGGCATCCAGGTGGCTCCTTCCAGCTCTCCTGAGTCCAAGCTCCTGGGCTCTCTATCTCTGTGCAGAAGTAACAGAGTTACGTTTAACGGCTGCCTGTGCGTCAGAAGGATCAGAAACCAGGGTACGGTGAGCAGGAAACTACACTGGATTACAGTAGCTATGAGCTAGCTATGTTTCTTTTCTCGTGCACTGAGAATTTACTGTAGATTTTACGCTGCTACCTCGGGGGAGCTGCTTATTGTatctcatttccatttttacatTGAAAATGTGGATTGTAAAATTTACTACATCATACACGGGAGTTTATACTCACGGCCATTAGACTCTTACAACTCTACTAATGCCACTTTTATAAGCGTTGGCTACAATCCTAGTTTACCATTTCATCAAAGAATAGATGCAGCCCCCAGTAGTGACCAAGATCTGTGATTTAAATAAATGGGGCTTGGGAAATTTCCCAATAAGttctcttctctgaaaagaaaacagtcaaCAGAAAGAGATCTTTCCAAAAATGACTGGTAGGAACAACACTGCTAAGGCATAAATAACAAGGAGGTGGGAAGAAGTAGAACAAAAGGGTTCCCGCTCATTTTTTAagcagcatgaaagaaaaactcagctgagaacagaaagTAAAGGAGCTGAAGGCCAGAAAGGAGAGACCGTGATTTCTCCAGCTTGGCTTACTAACATTGAGACCAATTATGTAGCAATGTTAAAGAGGTTTAGCAAGTGTATGCTCAGACATCAGGGAAAAGCGATGATGGCCCAGGGCCAACTATTCCTTTGGCACAGACCGGGCTGGTTTGTGAGCTCTACCAGGCTGGGCCAGCTGGGATCCATCCGCCTGCCTCTTGGCTCCATCCTGCCCACCTGCTGCTGGGGGTGTGAAGGGCATGAGCCTGAGCCCAGCTCTTGATGCTGCAGATGCCTGCACGGGGCCACCTCCATGAGGTGTGGAGTGTGACCACCGAAAGTGCCTCTTGGCAGCATCTTACTGCAGAAGAAGAGGCGAAGAATGAAGTTTGGAAGCAGCCTTGTCACTGTGGCTGGGCCCTCCCCAAGTTACATCAAGCTTTTCATGCCAGTCCCCGACTGCTCCTCCTAAGGTACTGAGCTCATCCTGTCCCACAGCACATCATCCGTGTTCCTGACAGTACTCCTGTGGCACAccagagatcacagaatcatagaatcagaacaGCCTAGGTTGGAAAGAGCCTTAAAGCCCAccaggttccaaccccctgccacgggcaggtTGCCACTCACCAGATTAgtctgcccagtgccccatccagcccggcctcgagcacctccagagatggggaatgcacagcttctctgagcagcctgtgccagtgcctcaccactcgCTGAGTAAAGATTTATTCCTAACGTCTAACCTAAACTTCCACTCATTTAATTTAAAGGCATTCCCCTTGCCATATCACTATAGGACTATGTAACAAAGTCCGTTCTCCTcttgcttataagctcccttcaagtattggaaggagATGAGGAGCGCACCTCTCCCAGTCCTCTTGCAAAGGGAGGGCTTTCTGTTCATCTTTCCCTCCTAAGTGTCCTTCCTGCACACTGGCAGCCTCTGCCATCAGTTAGGAAGGAATGCCTGGGAAATGGGCAGGCTATATTAATGCACCAAAGATCCTCCTGATCTCTGGGGACGGAGAGAGGAAGAGACTTGTTTCAAGGAGAATTTCCAAAGCACAAAACAGAGCCAAatgcatattttgtttttaaactggcTTTATGAACTGGAACATTAAACCGTAATAGATTCCATGAAATATCTAAATCAGTAAGTAGGGGGTAAGTCACCAGATTCACCCACGAGAAAGTAAATGGCTCACAGCGCACTGTGAAGGCAGGGCCGAGAGGTGCCGATTGATTATTAAGCTTACTTGATCTTCGAAAGAATGAGTGCAGGAAGTAAGACCATGAGCATGCTCTCAAAACCATTCTGGCTTTCTGTTAAGTGATACCATATGACCCTGCACAGCCCTAAACTGCAGTGCCGTCGccacagaggagcagaagcCGGTGCCGTTCCAGGGCGCGACTCCACCTCCACGCTAATGAATGGGACTGAACAAAGCCGCCGGCAGCACCAATCCCACTGtgagaaaagagcagcagagctgccgGCAAGcgcctgccttctgctgctccttccacAGTCGGCAGCATTTCGGCAGCGCCCGGTGCTGGGGCTCAGACCCAGCTCCACGTGCCAGGCAGAGCTGGCACGCTCCCGGCAGACCTGCTCCTAACAGAACGGCGTCCACGCCTCCTCCTCTGCCCAGTGCCACAGTGCAAGCCGGTTTTTGAAACCACAAGCTTCTGTCCTCCCGGTGTCCCCTTCCCACGGCAGGATGCACACAGTGCAGCCCCCACCCCTTCTCCCAATTAGAAAATACAGTAACCTCAGTGAGGTTTATTTAACTAGAGCCCGTGGCttattaaacacattttttcttctaagcatCCAGGTGTCCTGGACAGGGAAGCAGGTTCAGAGCCAGGAGATGCTGCCTTCTGAGCAGGGGGCAAGCAGAGACTGCTGCATCGATTCAGGCTGagcctcaagttgctccagcTGTGAGCACATCTGCCCCAAAGGCAAAACAGATCACTTGTAGGTGAGAGAACGGCCACTGGAGGCCCATCACCCACAGGCTGCCAACAAGGAAAGCATCACCCTCTCAGGCTTACCTCGGTCCCATCTGAAGTTTGCCCCTGGCCTCTCTTTCTTTCAATGTCTAACACCACATTGGAGTTAGAGAGTTTTCTGCCCGGATTTTGGATGACAACTGGAAACACCTCAAAAGTATTTCTGGTCCTATTCATTCTTCTTCCCTCCTCTGTTTAATCCattcaatgaaaaatactgcCATTCCCTGTATCTGGAATGGCAATATTGATGATCTGGAATGGCAATGTAATGATCTGTAATGGTCACGTATGTAACCAGGAATCACTAGCGGCTGCCTTCCTCAGATCCACTTGATTCCAGTTGGACATGGAAGCTCAGGGCCTGCTGCACACAGTGCCTGTGGTTGTGGCAGAGGCCCACGTGGGCACTGGCTGTCAGCGAGCGGCCCCCTGCACCTTGGCAAAGGAACGGCTCCTCCGGGGCTCCACCACCACGGATTGAGCCTCTCATCACCATGCACAGCGCCAGCCTCACAGCTCCAATCTGAGCTGACCTTGAAGCATATCGCCTCACCTGTAAGCAAGAAAATAATGGAGGCTAACACTacagagctacaggaaagagtGATAAAAATGAATAAGCCATTGCTTTTACAACTGCTACTTTCTCTGGAGCTGCACCAGTGCTAgaacaaagctgaaaaactgTCCAAGTTTTCAGACAAAAGCCTGAGAAGCAGtccaggagcagctgccagtGGAGCAAAATGCTTGGCTCTGAGCTGTGACCCTGCCGCTAAGGTGAGGCCACGCAGCGGCAGGAGGTGGTCACTCCTCTGGGCAGGGGCACCGGAGGGGACACGGCATGAGGAAGAGTGGGTGACACTGTGCTGAGGGAGAAGGACCTGAGCCTCAGACTCAGGAAGATCTGAAAAGTCTCTGCACTACCACGTCCCAGATGAGGCTGGGAACCTGCTGTCAGCAGCCAGCACGAGCAGCCTATGGCTTTGTCCAGGGTCCTTCCTTCCTAAGGGTGATGGAGGCATACAAAGGGCTCCTCCTGGCcacccatcccagcagcagtgggctcCAGCTCACACCAGCTCAGTGCAGAGAGCTGTAAACCACCTTCAGCGCCCAGCCACGAGCACCACGGAGGATCCTTGTCAGTCTTCACGCTTACACATCTGCGCTTTGAATCagttgcaaagaaaatgttttgtgatAGATGTCACAGTGATTTCACTCAAGACTAATTCTTATTTGAAAAGTTAATTAATGGGCTCTGAAAAACAGGAGATAGAACTTAAAACATCGAAGAATAGGAAGtcttttgttctttcagcaAAACGTAACAACAGTATCAAAACATTTCAGCGTTTTATcctaaataaagaaatcttcactcttccctcctctcttctTTAGTTAAAATAGTTATTTCACAGGGAATTGTATAagttaaagaaggaaaaaaaaagtagaaagatGTAAACATGCTGATGCTCATGCTGAACCTGGTAAAGGCTGTTGGTGTGATGGACTAGGTGTTCCCAGCCCTCCCTCCTAACAGCCACCTGCTCTGTCCTCCGATTTCCCCAAATTGCAGTGCTCTTCCCACTGATGTCTCTGCCTCCCCTGCTTTTTGCACCCACTCAGTTCTAccaccacttccccttgtctcGGCTGGCACTGTCCCCACCACACAGCTCCTGGCACTGGCCAAGGACATGTGCTCAGTTGCAAGAAATGACAGCTCCTCCTGCCCGCAAAGGTAACCCAGCAGATCTGGGCCTTTTCCCTGCTGATAAGAAGAGCGTATGGCAAGCACAGAGGTTTTccccccagctgctcctcacgCTGCTCACCTCAGCCAGCAAAGCCTGGAAACAGTGTCCATCTACAGGCCCCTGTGCTTGCCCCAGGAAGGGAAAGTGCCTTGTCCCCAAGGGCAGGGGTGCACGAGCTCACTGAGGAAACTGAAGATGGGGCAAGGTGAAGGTGACCAGGAGGTGGGATACAGCACTTTCTCTCTAGAGCAGCTACTGGGAAATACTGTGAGCTATCACGAGGCAGGACTTATGCTAAACATTTCAGTAGAAAGCTGCTGTATTCCAGGAACGCTGCTGAGAAgaacagggattttttttccccgtttAATCCAGGCATCCCTGAGCACAGGAAAAACTCAtcacccagcagtgctgtcagctgaAGGGGTGAGCAAAGAACTCAGACCTTACCAGCAGCTCACCTTCTTTCACCTCCCTGTAAACAGGATTTTTGCATAATGTTACAAGAAAACAGTCCCAGAAATGCTCTTAGCTCTAAGTGCTTCACTTGTCTGTGATAGTTTGCAACCATCATCACTGAGGGTCACCAGCAGAGATTTTTTCTGTGCAACTCAGTTTACAAGCAGAACTCTTACCTGCGACTCATCTGGAACTCGAGTGTTATACAGACACTTGCCATACAATTTACAGAAACAATCTTTGACTCGTGGGATGCCATCTGATGGCAACAACCCTTGTGCTTATGCAGAGCACAAGAGTggtcccacagctctgctgctgaagaTGAATGGCTCCAGCACCAGCTGTGCTACAGGCACatgttttgtactttttttccaaGAGGCAAAGAAGAATTCACCAGTGGAAAATGATGAAATTGTCCTGATGTTATTTATGTCGATTGTCTGTCAAAACAGGTCAGAGGATTTGAGTTTTCACAGATTTTCAACAGCTGCTCTTAAACCTAAACTCTTTACTACAAAAATCCTCACAAAACTTAAAATCCTTACCAGAACAAGAAGAATCCatcaagaaaggagaaacaattCTAgctgatggattttttttttatttaattatgtatttttaaaattcaatcTAAGTTCCTTCAGGAGCTCTTAAGGCAAATtacatacatgtgtatatacatacacgTGCATGTAAGTGTATGCACAGACATTTGCATACACACACTACCATGAAGAACATCAACCTGAGCTACACACTGGAGTGGAGGTCTTGCGTAATGAAACACCTGAGGAATTTCCAAAGTTATAGCTGGCAGTGTTCTAACTCAGCAACAACAGAATCCAGAATAGGGGAATTCTATGCTAGACTTCATTTTGACAGATGAAGAGGGACTGATCGCAGAACTGAAGTGGTATCTAAGCTGCAGCCTATACACGAGTGATCGTAACTCGATTACATTTATatgcaaacagaacaaaacctaAACTACTAAGTTACACGTGAGgtggtttaaaaagaaagtttcagaaagctgaaaatcaTTACGGATCAAATCAGggaaaagaatttaaatagaaaaacatgAATGATAACTGGGAGCTACTTAACAATGTATTACGAGATGCCCAAAAGCCACAATCAGGAAAATAGTCTACATTGGTTAGGAACACAACCTGACTCAGGGGAAGTCAGAGCAACCAGAGTAAATGAaacacatgcacatacacaagAATagaaatgtaaggaaaaagaagctgaTACTaacatacataaataaaaacaggaacggtggaaaactgagaaatatACAAGATAAATTACAACGAGCAGGAGGACAGTGAAGAGTTTTAAGCACATTGCAAACAAACTCATTATAACACTGTCTGAAAACAGTAGGTAGACTTGTCAATATTAATGCGGAAAAGACTTAATCAGTGAGTATATATGTAAATGTtgagctggaaaacaaaaatcaagtaGCTGCTAGGGTTAAATGTTTAAATGAACCTGGTCTCAAAAATTGTCAGCTAGGAATTTTAAGAGACCAAATCAGGGTTCTCTAAATAATCAGACCTGCTTTTTAGTAACAGAACTAGATGAATGAAACACAGCTAATGCTAAGCAGTGCTTTGGAGAGATAAATGAAATGGCCCAAGCAAATAttgacttaaaaaacaaagatcGGTAGAATAATAGACAAACAGATATGGAATCAatccattaaaaattaaaggaagGTAATAGAATTGAGCAGAATAGTTTTATGGAAAACAGAGCTCCACAAGCTAATTTGACATCTTTTCTCTAAATAAAATTAGAGCTTCCAATAAGTGTAATAGTACTGAGGTAATATATATTCTTACCAAAGTACTGGACTTGATATCTTCATGACATTTTGATGAAGATGCTAGGACAACACCAAAAGGAGTCAGCATGGCACACAGCCATGCTTTAAGAAGGGCAAGCTGATAGATGACAGATCACCGCAGATGACAGATTCACCACAAAACATGGAAAGGAAGATCTCAGTGAGCAGAAGCATCCCTTTCAGCATCGCAGTTTTCAGCCCTGCACTTTACTACTCCTTACTGATATGGAGAGAAAACTGAAGTCATTAGTGATAAAGAAGGTTGATGGTAAGACTGAAAGAGTGGTGGTaaataatgaagagaaaaactaaCCAGGATTACTTTCTAAACAACCAATGAACAACACAAGTTTCACCTTCTGGGCATGAGGAGAGGGATATCAATGCAGTCCCAGGAAGAGTAGGTACCCTGAGGTACCTTTGATTTTGCAGTAGTTGTAACTAGTGTGGATGGCTGTGTTCTATCTGATGTCCCTGCACTGAAGGTGCtgaagagctggagctgcttcGCAGGAACATCAGGAAAATAACCAAAAAGATTTGGAAATTGTGAAATAGAAGCAAAGTCCTAATCTCTGCAATTAGTTAACACTAGGCAGTGtggaaataagcagaaaagTGGAACATGGCTTTGTTCCTTGATTATTCCTCAAAGATCAGCTTAAATTCAAACTAAAATGAATTCAGAGTAAATCTGCGTAGATCACAGAGAATGTCTCTTGATACTGAAATATAGTAGCAACAGTGATGAGATTTGATAGCTCACACTAGCAGCATAAAGTACCACACATACAGACATGTTGAGAAGTTCAGACCATCTTCCTTCCAAGCAACTGGTTTAGGGCTGTTTCCTGCTGCACGCACCCTCTCACACAAGCATGTCCTTCCCAAAGGCAGACTCACCAATGCCAGCGTAAGGAAGACGGACAGCAGCACACTCACCTGCCAAGCTCCCTCCTTCTGAAGAGGCAGAAATAATGTTCATCCTTAACAAATGCCAGACAGCCACAAGGCTTGTTTCTGATCTAATTTGTTCCTCATCATCATCATAGATCCCCAGCAGTGTACCTCTTTTCTGCCTCTCAGAGCTGAGACACAGCACCTGTGTGAGCAATACACCAAGTAAGGCTAGGGAGGCTCAAACAGCTTCAGAGTCACACAGAATCAGAACGATAggggttggcagggacctctgaacatcatctagtccaacctgCTGCTAAAGCAGAACCCATAGAGTATGTTGCACAGGACAACATGAGCAAACAACCTGCTGTGATATGAGCACTTGATAAAAAAGCAAGCCTGATGTAGAGATGGTCACCAATTTGCATTacatttaaaccaaaagaggCAACAAAGTGTCTCTTTAAATTTCAGAAAGTGTGAACAGTTCATAGAAGATGGATTATTGTGGAGAAAGTGATCGTGCAATTTTTATTCTCCCAGATATCagcattagaaagaaaaatcactgaataaTGGAGGGTGATGGAGGCCCAGGCTGGTGTCCAAATACACACAGCCGTGGACTGTGAGGTCACTGACCAGGGAGTTGTGACATCAGTGAGAGATGACTGTGGCCTCGGTGACCATAGCATACAAATTCCAGTGCTGGCCGAGACCAGCATCCACTCGTTCCTGGACTCCAGTTGAGCGTGTCTGCGAGACTTGGATCACGAAACGAGGCTTTGGTTGGGTTGTGCTGTGggactgctggcagcagttATTGGTGCCTATCCCACAGCATCACCAGCATTTCCCCAGCCCTGCCGGGCTCAGGCAGCTGGGGCCCCACGGGGTGcgctcacagcagcagaggtgagacGATACAGCTCCAGGATGGCCAGTGGGGGGCAGGGGTTGGGGAGGTTTGCTGTTGAGGGACTGGGGCATCACTGCTGTCTGCCCTGGAAACAGAAAGCGACCAtagcctctctctctctctctcttgcagtTTGTGACACCTTCTGCCCGCTGCAGCGCCAGTGAGGGGAGCAGCTTCCTGtcctcagctctcccagcccatCGCACAGCCAGCGGCCATGGAGATGCCATTAGACTGGACCTGTCCGATCTGCGGCCAGGATCAGGACGATGCGGCCTATGTGACACCTTGTCTCCACCAGCTATGCTACGGCTGTGCGCTCTGGTGGGCAAAAAAGAAGGACAGATGTGCCGTGTGCGGGCACAAGATCAGAACCATCCGATACTCGGTGAGGTCGGATGATGATTATCTCGAGTGTCCTGTCCCGCAGCCCACAGCACGCTCAGGTTATGGCCTGCAGAGCGAGCAGGAGCCTGCAGAGCCGGTGCTCCTGCCTCCTGAGCTCAGCTTTCCACCTGAGATCTGGGCTGCCTTTTTCCAGCAACATCCAGGACACCTCACGCCCCTGCTTCAGTGGCTCCATCAAGAGATCAGGGGGATCTCTGTTGACAGGTGGTGGGAGATGCACGCCAGACTGACCATCATTCTGAACTTCCTGTGCAAGTACGGGCTCGATCAGGCGGTCCTGCTGCGGGAGCTGCAGCCAAGTCTCCAAGGCCTCACGGAGCGCTTTGTGAGGAGGCTCATTATCATCGCTGCAGCGCTGTACGGCCCAGAGATCCGCCGGCAGCAGGATCACAGGGACACTGGTGCCAGAGGGGGACAGGagaacagccccacagccaccccgaGCCCCACCGCCTCCCAGCAGGGGCTTCCCGCCTCCGGCCCGGGCTGCTCCACCAGCGCCGCAGGCCTCACCGCTGAGGAGCTCCCCGGCGTCCTTTGCAGGGTTCCCGGGAACCTCACCGCCGCCACCGTGCCCTCAGAGGA
This window harbors:
- the LOC121111257 gene encoding uncharacterized protein LOC121111257, which translates into the protein MEMPLDWTCPICGQDQDDAAYVTPCLHQLCYGCALWWAKKKDRCAVCGHKIRTIRYSVRSDDDYLECPVPQPTARSGYGLQSEQEPAEPVLLPPELSFPPEIWAAFFQQHPGHLTPLLQWLHQEIRGISVDRWWEMHARLTIILNFLCKYGLDQAVLLRELQPSLQGLTERFVRRLIIIAAALYGPEIRRQQDHRDTGARGGQENSPTATPSPTASQQGLPASGPGCSTSAAGLTAEELPGVLCRVPGNLTAATVPSEEEAQEEPGQAAAAGPSTQSRDRSRGGPRPAPKRKASSSPQDSALPRKRRPQRRR